The sequence ATACCGAGATAGCTCCGACTGTCAATTAGGAGTATCTATTTAGTAATATCTGTTAAGCTTTTAAAACAACCATGTGCACTTTTGGACTAGTAGCAAAaagtttaaaggtggagtagtgccagtggggaaatGGTTAACATCCACTTATATAGAGCCAAAATGACCAACATTAttgacagtcaaaaagtggcaataaCTGTGTTCTTGCCACTTTTCGAGAAAACTATAGCAATGCCGCATGTTCGGATCTCtacaatgtttgaatatttatatttgaaaaatatgtaggCGACTGTTTATCGacgactttcaaaaaagtaattaccaattttaaaaacaaaattaaaaatttcaaaaaatttttgtagcgtcgtttggcaaattcggcgttattttttttcaatttcccacTGGAGCGTCTCCAGCTATAATGGAAAGCAGTATCATGTATTAAATAATAACAAATTGACTCTAATATTTGTGCAAGAATCTTTTGAAAAGACACCTCTGACCATATTACGCCACAGTTTTACAATAACACGTCTGCTATTTGCATTGTCTAATTGCCCCATCTTTCCATCCCGAGCGGCTTCCTAAGAGAGCGAGAGGCATAAATAACCGACGGTATGTATGTATTACTTAATGGTTTCTTTTCTTGGAATGGAAGGTAGGATGAACCTCCAAGGTCAGTCATTTGATGACCATCCATCAGCTAATTGTTGGCACGCCACTGTCGCTAAGTGAGCTTGAGAGCGAAGAATAGGGCCAGCGCGCGggcaaagtaaaaaaaaaaccaccgaTTGTCTTCTTTCCCCATCTTCcgcaacaaaaattgcaaccTCTTCTTTTTCTACCACCTTTCCAACATTACAATTTATTGGTTGTTCACTCGCCGTCAATCATTTGTTACGGTTCGCTGAGCATGGGGGTCGTTCAAGAAACTTTCGGCCAAAGCACCCAGCTTTTTTCACACCTTACTTCACCGCTCGCCTATACGTGGAATCCATACGGCGGCATGTTAGCAGGCAGATCAACAGGATTTGTTATATTACTCGTGCGCAATCCAACAATAAGCGGATCAACCAGTAGAATACCGAAACATaacatgaaaatgttttacagCCTGACCCCTGcgtttgtcgtttttttttgtgttactGCTTTGTCGGTAGGCAAGATCCGCTATTCTATAGATTTTCTATAGTgcgtattttcaaattcagacaAACATGCAAATGAGGGGGGTCGTCGTAGAACATTCGTCACATTGGCACCTAACATGCCTTTACGGGCGCGCGTATAGTGTCCCAATGTTGCGAATTTCATTTGATTGATAGACAGTTAGGCTCGGTGGCACAAAGAATGGCAATTAAGTGGAATATGGAAATAGCAATGCAGTTGGGGTTGGCAAATAGCCATTTACATGTTACTTTCGACAAATATTTAGATCATTGAGACATGAATTCAAAAGCTGGAGAAGGGTTCAAATAGTATTTGATAATTACCATAATAAAATGAGTGCGAAATGAGCCGGCACTGCTCTCACTGTTCAGTCATTAGGAAACCTtaagaaacaattttgcagGCAACGATACACTACGCAGTCACATGTATCGAGTACACAACATTACCCGAATGTTTATGTGTCGGTGTTGCAATTGGGCTTTTCCCGACAAAACAAGTCTTCACATCCATATGCAGAGTATGCTGAAAAATGGGACACCGGGGGAAGCGGCTGTTTTAGCTAAGAGTTCAGATGGTAAAGATCTAcccacaaattttgaaatccatTAATACAAATTTGCAGTTGTAGATAGCACATCCGAGTCGGGCTCCCCGCGTCAGTCTCCACCCTTCTCGCCTGATTTGTTGATGCAAAAGCGTATGTTACAAGTTGCTGCAAACAATAACAACATTGGATCCATTTTCCCGACACTGCTCAAAAGCCCCGACTCCAAATCGATGTTCCCCCTGGATCTTTCTAACATGGGTCCTTCACAGTTCCTCTCAGCGTGGCTTGCCAACAATCCCATCAACACGGCGGCCCTTAATCTGGCAGCGCAACAAACACCGTCCAAAGTACGTTACAACTCTTTGatgttttgaattcaaatgtaTTACATTTTAAGGATTCCATCCAGTCTTCTAATATTAGCGATTATGACGACTTAGAAGTGCAGACAACTGAAGAAGACATCAAATTTGAAGTGGAAAGCAGTGATGTCAGCCCTCGGTCAGTCATTGTCAAGACTGAACCAACTTTCAAAAGAGAACTGGAACACGATGCTGATATTGATGTGGAAGGCGATGATGTAAggaaaacttattgaaattttgaggaaaatttgtttttcaccCCATTAAACTTTAATATGTCATAttatgaaactttcaaaattttcagggcGAACCACCATTGAAAATGACGATTGATGACAAAAACATCCACATTTCCCATGATCAGCCTTCTCCAACGGTTTCGGATTCTCACATCAGTGGTGGATCGTCTAGTCATTCGGgcgaaagtttgaaatgcTTTGATTGTCAGGTTAGGAAGTTGTCTTAAATGGTTttgaattataatttaaaatatgaaaaaaaaaaataaaaaaccatcCATTTTGCGAGCGCTATGTGAAGAGAATCTGGGAATTAGGTACAGTACTTCTGGTGATATGATTAGTCTTTAGGTTAAGTTTGATAATCCAGTCATGGACTGCTCCACTTTCAAGTTCACGCTAGGTTTCAGCTGGTTAAAATCTCAGGGTCCTATAGCAAAACGGGTGCTTTCAATTGTGATgataaatttatgaaaacggATTCGAGGTTTTTTGACACACTCGATTccaaatatcacaaaaaattttcctgaagaATTGTATGTATTCCAATGCTTCACAAATTTAGGGGTGTCCTACAAGAAGCGCGCGCACTGTAAAAACTCGTGACCTGTAGTTCTtcagcggccaccactaccgactgagttATCCCCCACCCactgatatttttaataatttacaTAAGTTTATGATGTTTCAGGTAGCCAGAGGGAAGCTTGTTGCAGTTGAGGACAAATGTCGTGCCTATGAAAAGACCATTAGAGAGTTGCAAGTTCAAGTGGATTTCCTCCGCAAAATTCAACCGAATCCGATGCCACCCGTGATGCTGCCTCCTCCGATGATGCCTATGCCATCTCCAGGGCCGAACAATCTATTTCAAAATCCTGCGATGAGAATGTTGTTGAACAATTTGATTCACATGAACCGTCCCTCAGTGGTTCCCTAGATCCAAAcgatttcaatttctttatttCCGATTTTGATGGTGTCATCAAATCTAGTTGAACCACGTAGTCATTTTCATTCCTTGTTTCTAATCAGCATTTTGAGCCATTGAAATACAACAATCCTTTGAGCAATTTCCGAAATACTCTGAATCAAAGAACCAACAGCTTTTAAAGCGGTTTTGGTTGGCTTTTAAACTAATTGTCGTTTATATCTTTGTACATAATGCCTATTCTCGTAGCTACTTCTTATCTTTGCatccaaatatttcaaacttccaaaaaaaatcagagtgCTCTCATTCCTGACAATTGTATTTACCGCAATCTTAGAAACTGGTGGACATTTTCCAAACAATCCGAATCtactttacttttttgttgcaatagCTTCAATAAAACGTAGCCTTAAATGCACTCAGCGATTTACCTAGAACGTCCTTTACATTACTTCATTGTTCTaaatgtttccttttttatttcttctggTCCTTTTCTTGACTTTTATAGCATTACCCTTTTTTCCCGCCTTGACTTTTTCCTTCCCTCAATGATTTCATTTCATTATATTTgtgataaataattttcaaagttcaaaatgcAGGAAGTAATAAGCCATACAAAAAACTAGCAAAAACGAAACTCTCACAAGATGATGTTATCCTCGCATAAAACATCATTTTGTTTGAATGCAAAACTGAACCCGTTTCAGAGGGTAATGTGCTTTCAGGTGAAGCGatgtgaaaattcatttttacctTTTCGACCCACTAGACGTCACAATCAGCATAGTGAAAGGTTGAGCATGATTCATTTCTGATTTCTTCCTGATGTACTCAGTCGATTGTCTAAAACTTCAGCTTCAAGAAATTTCGTACTAGTTGATTCCCTTTTTGCAGCTTTCGTTTTCTTAcatcaaaacgaaaaattgctAGATGAAATACTTACGAACTTGTGTTTGGCTTCAAttgttattcaaaatttctcaggAGTGTATTTAAAGTATTCTAAAACCAtataaaactccaaaaatagtCAAATCTATGTTATTGCAGAATAGATGCTTAAAATATTTCTCGAAAATGAATTAatatttagataattttttgtgactCTCCCTTGTCCATTTTATGTTTTGAACATTTAGTATTTTTGTATCACCAGCTGCTGCAAGTCAATTCACACAGGTTAGAATGTTGCgatatattgaaatttcctatATCTGGTACTCCATTTTAAggatgtaaaaattcagatattgcaatactttttaaaaattgtagaaatttttaatgtgcATCCAAAAAGTGGTACCcctaattttggaagtcagCTAGAAACGTTTTTCCtaccatttttatatttcaaccTTTTTTGATTGTTTGTATCATAACAATATAAGGATTCAAAACTACGTCtagcagttttttttcacttattattttgaaagtctACCGAAATattgtgcatttttctgaagCTGTTTAAAAGTTCACATGGTTTTACTCATTTATagttgaagatttttttttcgttttactAAACGAGGCaaccacttttcaaaattatgtgaaACTGATCTTAAGCTATTGAAAACGGAGTAGTGTcttttgagattttgtttcaaatcgGGCGTATGAtgcgaattttaaaatttgtcgaGCTCtgcaaatttgacaaatctttttttccaatatcagCAAACTcggcaatttcagcaaatttgaTTTGCGGagcaaattcagaaaaatataatgattttttgccattttttggagcacccaAATTACTGAAGTCACGGATTTGATAGCAcggatttgattttttggtgaggTCCGTTTGGTCTGCCAGCATGAGAAAGTAACTCAATGCTATGCTATTTTACtagagtttttaaaacaaaatcaatagtttaaGTCAAAATTGGTTCGcccaatttttgatgtgtgcggcaaatttgtaaatttggtgacctcggcaattttggcacatccacttttctgaaacttgccgtgctcggcaagtATGGCAAAATTGCTGCACATCCCTGCTTCAAACAATATAAAATGTACCGTTATGACTGGGAGCTGTTGAGAATTTCGTAAAACGTACTTTGTTATTATTACTTTTAAATTCCCGCTCAAATGCTGCATGGCAtcgttttggttttttttctgcaaaaaaacttatGAACTGATATTCATactttaagaaaatttcaatttttaacatttaattTATCCTAATTAGTTTGGAATTAGATTTAATTTGCATTCTccgttttatttaaatttaggCTTTTCACTGAACCATGATTAATAGTCAAAAACAAACACTATTGAAAATCGAGggcttttgtttttgaaatttaataaaaatggtGTTTTTCGACCGATCGCAGCCCATTGTCTGTGTGGTCTTTTTCATTCAGATAGCATTTTCAAAGCAGAAAAGTGAATGTGTTAACGctaattataattttcgtttttttcctctttttcaaaCATCTGGAAATAACATTCTCCggcatttgaaattgaaattctgggTGTTTAATGTCTAGTCAAGAAGTCTAGCATTTACGCAATAACGTAAAAGCATTCAAACCCGCGTGCAGGTGCCATTTTTAAcatttagagttttttttggttcggTAACAATCATTTGACTAACCAATGAGTCTtttaaattccgaaaaaaaatcagtgcaCTTAATTTCAATACGTCCAAAGTCTGCCTGATTCGGGAGCCGTAGTGTTTTTGCAATAAACAGGTGAAAACGATGTGGCACAGCGCGATGGTGACGACAACATAAACTGGGTAGGCGGCGCTTGGAAACGCCTTCTGTTCTAGTCTGACCCACACGTGAGAGATGATATTGAGACTACTCTTCCTTCTCTAGTGGtatagcaaaaaaaactattccttctttttttactttttatcgTACCGGTTTCCCAGCTCTGAAAGTTCAATGCTCAGTTTGTTGATCAAACAAAGcctgaaaaaatctacttttttccgagaatttttagatttaaaatttttttctttgcattgttttgttttgtcgaattaattttcaagtacGTAAGTACGTATGATTCCAAGAATAGAAtaatataaattgaaaaccaaGCTTTACTTTTTTCCTTGTTATTATCTAGTTATTACTTGCATTTTCACCTCAAAAACAGGCTACTAATTACCATTTCGATTGTAGGTCCCTTGAGAGCGTATGAATCGAGGTCTCCTTTACATTATTCTCACATTATTTTAGTTGacccacttttttttcgtgtgTGCTGTTATCCACGTTTTTCTTTGTTACacatttcccatttttcatttccagaaACAAACGAGGGCCCCCttgtgtctgaaaatgttggcGAATTTCAAAACTGCCTATCTTTCTCTGTTGGTTTTGATTTTGGTTCTCATCAGTTTAACAGATGCTCATGCTTCAAGCtggaaatcaattttaaattctgataaGAGAATGGTaagtttttcttaaaattttagtagGTTCTTAATGGTTCTCTTTTAGGAAACAAAACAACATTCATTGGAATCTATATTTCGAGTGAGGCGGACCTACATAGACGAAAATGAGGTAGGATTCTTTGAAACAGTgacgaaacatttttcatgggTTAGGGTTAAAATCACCTGCTTTGTTGACTTGACCAGATATCACGCTGCTAAAACAtctgagaatttcaaattgaatgaACAAACAATGTTTGCAGAACTGCGGCTCGCACGAGTTGGAGATGGTGCACACGATAATGGACAGAATATGCATGCTCTGCCACGAGCTGCGATCACATTTCGCACCGAACACGCGGGTCGAATGTCGCAAGGACTGTTTTCAGAACGACACGTTTCAATCAtgcatgaaaatattttcgagaGTACCGTCGAGACCTGTTCAACAGCCGGAGCCAACTGCTCCCATTCCTTTGTATactgaaaatgtgcaaactTTGGACGATTTCAAAGAGCGGCGTAGACGGTTGTGAAGGCTTTTATTCAAGTCTTAATTTGATaagtatttattttgattttccatgaaatttgtttttaaacgtttctttttttgtttgaactgCACTACACACCTtggggaaaaattcaatttatttcactCTTAAAAAACTAGGTATAATAAGTCTAAATCAAGCTtgcttttcttattttttgtatcttttttttgtcttttcaaTCGCCTATTATCATTCTACAAAAGGTTGTGACGGACATTTTCTCATCTTATGAATACTGGATTACTGGAATAAATAATGATTTATATTGTTTTTCCGTGCTTCTACATAAAAGATGAGCttataatatattttgaagCATCATGCTTACCTAAGcagaatgatttttttttgaacaggtGGTTTTAGTTCTGGCTAAGGTAGCGTGTTATTAATAGTGAAAACACTCAAGCAgttaaagttttcaactaaattttcaattgtagaCATGGCATTTTGCAAGCGCCAAAGTGTAcctatttttaagtttcaggCAACCGGGAAGTTTGCACGTATGAGCAATGTTTGTCAGAAACTGTGGGTTGATCACGCAGATGTTTCCATTtgtatcacaaaaaaaagaggtGGCGGAATATTAgataagaaatttaaaaaaaaattaattcccaGAATAGAAAACCAGTAAAGTGTAACAAAACGGAAGTTCGAAAATATATGACGTATGTGTGAAAAACtcaggaaaacaattttaattaatttttttttaatttctgacactttttaatttaatttctgaCACttagatttttacaaaacacATTATCCGTCAAGAATCTGTTTATCAAAATGTCATTGTCGATAACCTCTTTTCGTAAATACCTAATCTCAAAACTGTGATATATAGTAGCAAATGACGTATCACATTCTGTCTCCTACAATAATAAACATATAATAATGAAACGTAGAAAATGAACTGGGtacaaaattggatttttcatgtaattatacaaacaaaatattttttccttcAGCGCGTCATAAGGAAAACTATAGACAGAACGCTTTTTGTCGGTTTGTGGGATAATTAGAAGAAACAAGACAGAACGACAAAATGTGATTGTTTATGTAGATTTTAAAGAttggttaattttttgttttgtatcaaataaaaacaagaaaatgtaGGAGGGGGcttgaatttataaaaacctgatattagatttttaaaaaattgaaatcatgtcttgaaaatatatttaaaaagtgaagatatgaaaataaaaaattgattaaaattttttaagctttgCAAAACTGTGctatttttcactactttaTTGATCAGAAAAACTAATTGCAAAATACtattgagaaataaaaatacatttaaaaaaagaacaatacACCTCAGTATTTCCCAGATACTTTCTGTTAAAACTTACAAACATACTAAACTAGCAAAACCTTGCCATAATTTTTACAGCATCTAGTGAGATTCTGTGAATATCACAGTTTAACATAACCAAACATAACCaaacataataaaaaactaacacattttccaaaattttctttaaaatatttggaaaattggcaaatgttccaaaaaattctggGTTTTCGAGAAATCTCAAACACTGCTGCACGCAAGTAATGTTCAAATATAAAACAtaactaaaatcaaaaaccgtagataaattttttttggacgactttaaaaattttaataggtGAAAACCAAGCTTTCACATGTTTGACTGagcaaaaaatctcaaaaaatactttttggaaagttttacaATGATTTTCGGTTATTTTAGCAACGTGAGTAGTTTTTAAACAGGCCCCCCACTGGCGATACTTTGACTGAATAAAACAAACCTAAACCTTCTTAACGTTCCAAAACCTTTCCAGGGCATTTGAACCCCGGAACTACATActaaaaataacaagaaaGTCACGCTGGGAGCCACTGATTGCATCAGATAACTAGTATCAAGTACATAGATGGTCTGCTTATCACTTTCCATTTACGAGTTCGAAGCTCAAAGCATCAAACCTCCCCTCGTGCCGCTAATTTCGGTTGTTTGGTCTTGAAAGTGGACAGTGAGGTGTAAATTCTTAAAGATAACCAACCTCTTAAAGATAAGAAGAATTCATAACCGACTTGCGGCAGTTTGGCGCAACTCTTCGCACCGAAGAGGTGCAATGGTTCCAATCTTTATCATTCTACACAGCCTTGCAACATTTCAGACTGTTGGCGGCTTTTATAGATGGCCATTAAAGAGTTTGTCGGGAAACCTAAGATTCTGAATTTTATAGCTGCCTATTACcattttattattgttttattatatTACGTACTGTAGTGTCGATAAGCGCCACGCTAGGTGCAAACTGTCGGTTGCCTTAGTACCTTCATTCACCCTTCGTTTTtcttactcaatttttaactttaattttttttaagttttaatttcagaaccaCAATGGCAACGCCAAACTACACGGCGCAGATAATACTTCTACAACAGGAGATTGACGAAATGAAGGaggatttttcggaaaacgaCAACGCATTCTTCCTGTGTTCCATGTCACTTATCATTTTCCGTATgttgcattattttcaaaaaaaacaggtGTGACCTTAACCATTTCCATTTTTAGTCATGCAGTGTGGTTTCGCATTTCTGGAAGCAGGTGCGGTGCGCAGTAAAAACACAACGAACATTCTGATCAAAAACCTGCTCGATTCGTGTAAGTCTCgcctgcaaaaattgaaattttttgccgaaattcgTAGATCAAATGTTTCAGGCATTGCAATTGTTGGATATTGGGCGTTGGGATGGGCTCTTGCGTTTGGAGATTGTCCGAATAACACCATCGGATTGTTTGTAGGCTATTCGGAGTTTTTCCTCGCAAATTTCAGTAATTATCCAAAGTAAGACTATTTCTGCTGATCATCAAAAACTCAAAGAACCAGAACAATATAGTGGCATACAGGCGGTTgcactaaaattaaaataaacaaaacgtTATCATAATCCTTCTGATTTCTCGGcgacaaaataataattcatgATATAATTTAAGACGCTCAGCAACGTTTTCCATAGTTTCGAAAGATCAATTTCCTAGTTTGAAGTTGCAATGAAAATCTGAAGTCTAAGATACAAAGCCAAATTTGAACACCTGCAACAATTCTTATGagattcgagatttttttttaattttttaacggtTTCTGGTAATGGAAGCAAAATAAATATCACGAACCATGATTTTACTAAAATTCAAAGAACTTAAAACCCTGTTGAGAAGTGATGAAAAACCACTCGCATGGAGCCAAAAGGACTAAATATCGTAGTACAACTTTTCAAgagtaaaaaaaactattttcattaacagtcaaaaagtgacaattactgaATTTTTGCTACTCGTTCAGAAAACTACAGCCTTTTCGCATGTTTGGATCCCAACAATCTGaatattataatttgaaacataagtAGACCTTAAAATtagacggattttttttttgattgaggacttccaaaaaagtggaaaaaccgaaattttccaaattaaaaaaaaatcgtataaaatttaaaatttttttgaataaattttgttttaacacGATTTTCGCACTGGCACTACTCCACCTTAAAGTCAAATAATTCGATAGTGTAGAAAAAAGTGCTCCAAGCTTCCACTGAGCACCTATAATTTAACTATTtacctttttaaaatttaatacgTTCATTGgctcttccaaaaaaaacccccattttcagaaaagtaactttaaaaaactgtagATTGACGCCCATTACCTGTGAAATCCAGAATATgatgttttgaaagttttgttttcaaatctttATAAATGTTTAAgtataactttttcagttttgaacacgaacatttttacagatttttcttccaatacGTATTCGCTGCCACGTCAGCAACGATCGTGTCTGGAGCGGTTGCAGAACGGTGTGAATTCGCGAATTACATCACTTATTGTTCAGTTATATCGAGTAAGTCGGAATCAGTTGTGACATTAAACCAGTATTTCTGATTCAGCTCTCGTCTACCCAATTCTCACGCACTGGGGGTGGCATCCCAAGGGATGGATGGCTCTTGGCATCACAAGCGGTGTTATTAACACTCATTATgatgtatttaaaaatatgaaaggcaacttgaaaataaatgtatgtTTAGGATTTCGCGGGATCTGGAGTCGTCCATCTTTGTGGAGGATCAATCTCCTTCCTCGCTGCATACATGATTGGCCCAAGAATCGGAAGATTCccagaagatgatgatgatgagtgCGATGAAATTCTTGGTCACTCTGTTCCTGTAAGTAGAATACGAAAGCAGTAGAGCAACGGTTAATTCATTATCAGCGAGGCAAGAAAGAGTGGTGGCAatgataaaaactattttaaaagcGCTCAGTGTGCATAATCATTTGGTTCTTAGATTGAttgtttgatttcaaaaagatgGAATGTGGAGTTAAACAGAGAATGACCATTAAGAGTTGGAATTAGTAGATTTAAGTCAGAATTTGTGATAATGATTTTGATTGACAGTTTGCACCAAAAGTAACAAGACTTTTATAGTTCGCAGCACTGGGTGGATTCATTCTCATGTTCGGATTTCTCGCCTTCAACGGAGGATCCATGGCAGATATTGTAAAACCTGGAGAGGGACATATTGTAGCGTTGGCAATGGTAAATACAATTCTTAGTGGAGCATTTGCTGCGTTGACATATCTTATTGCTCATTATTTGTATCATGGAAAATGGACACTCTTGCTGACGATTAACGCATGTCTCGCTGGAATGGTTGCTTCGTGTGCTGGGTGTAATAAGATGGAGCCATGGGCATGCATTTGGGTTGGAGTTGGAGCAGGTCTCATTTATTTGGGATTGAGCAAGCTGATGGTCAGGTAAAtagtttttactatttttgggAATATCGCATCTTgtgttaaaataatttgcttATTAATACTCCAACGCAGAATTATCGatagagtttcaaaaaactactgtggaaatattttgttattcaATGTTAATATTGAATACTTCCTAGtaagaaataatttgaacaCATCCTATTTTAAAAGTGGTATTTTCTAAACGCTAGATTACTACAGTTACCGTTAAAAGTCGATTATTTACAACTACAGTATTGTCCAGTTGCTAACATTGACGTATTTCGAAGTTTCATAGGCTTTTTctaggaattttaaaaatagtactTCATTTTTAGAAGAATACATTTTAAGCCCTGTACTACTCCAAAgcagaattaattttttttgatagccAGTgataaaaattctcgaaaaatttcattcaatttaCTTGTTTACGCATGtataaaacttttataaaaacaacattttgcgaggtaattcaaataaaacacatgttcctgtttattttttgcaacgTCAACAAATCTTGTCAATTGTTTTTGTACAGTGAAACCCCAATTCACCATACTCTTTCATCAACTCTGAATTTAGATCCTCGAGTTTCATAAAATGTTCATTAAAAACcgattaaattttcaggctgaAGATCGACGACCCACTGGATGCCTTTGCCGTACATGCTGGTGGAGGCTTCTGGGGACTAACCTCAGTTGCTTTTATTGGACATGACGGTGTAGTTTATTCGATTGGTAACACTATTGGTGGAGCTACAAATGGAGGTGATCAAATTGCTCAGGCATTTGCTGTAGGTTTTCTTTTACAAATCACCAAAAACTTAAATGAACTATTTTTAGCAACTTGGATGGCAATGGGTGTGCGCACTCGCAATCGTCACATGGTCAATTCTCTGGATGTGGCCTATTTTTGCACTGTTGaggaaaataggaaaacttAGAGTGTCCGCTGAGGTGGAGATTAATGGATTGGATATCTACAAACATGGAGAGTCGGCCTACCCGCTACACGCCTACGGACACGGGTGGCACGATTTCGAAGCTGCTCCAGACAGCAAAATCAATCATAGTAAACATCTTCCAGTTGGAAGAAAGAACAGAATAATGAGTGTTCATCCAGAAagtaaatcttaaaaaaaaaaacgttttttgaaaccaaacaGCATTTTTTCAGTGTCCTTGGAACAACTTGCGTCAGTATACGACAGGACTGGAAGTGTTGGAGAGTCTGATCAACCAAAGAGGCTATTTATGAATCAAACTGAGAGGAGAAAATCCAGAATGATTGAAGCAAATGCACTTCATGCATTGTACTTAGATGATAATGAGGTTCCTGAAAGGAAAAACACAAATCCAAAGACTGTCAGCTTACAAGTCCCCACAACAATTATTGAGGCTGCAGAGGATGAGGCTGATAAAATGACAGAAAACGATCGGATGTAAATTGCATAATTTAGAACTAACCGATGCTTTTAGGTTTTCGATGAACACTTTTCCTATTTGTATTTAATAAT comes from Caenorhabditis elegans chromosome X and encodes:
- the ham-2 gene encoding Zinc finger protein ham-2 (Confirmed by transcript evidence), yielding MPYRAELKRPDLKGSFPCSICQKVFCHSSSLSRHRMQAHFKSYTCTTCNNEIPSNDTLRSHMYRVHNITRMFMCRCCNWAFPDKTSLHIHMQSMLKNGTPGEAAVLAKSSDDSTSESGSPRQSPPFSPDLLMQKRMLQVAANNNNIGSIFPTLLKSPDSKSMFPLDLSNMGPSQFLSAWLANNPINTAALNLAAQQTPSKDSIQSSNISDYDDLEVQTTEEDIKFEVESSDVSPRSVIVKTEPTFKRELEHDADIDVEGDDGEPPLKMTIDDKNIHISHDQPSPTVSDSHISGGSSSHSGESLKCFDCQVARGKLVAVEDKCRAYEKTIRELQVQVDFLRKIQPNPMPPVMLPPPMMPMPSPGPNNLFQNPAMRMLLNNLIHMNRPSVVP
- the ham-2 gene encoding Zinc finger protein ham-2 (Confirmed by transcript evidence); translation: MPYRAELKRPDLKGSFPCSICQKVFCHSSSLSRHRMQAHFKSYTCTTCNNEIPSNDTLRSHMYRVHNITRMFMCRCCNWAFPDKTSLHIHMQSMLKNGTPGEAAVLAKSSDVVDSTSESGSPRQSPPFSPDLLMQKRMLQVAANNNNIGSIFPTLLKSPDSKSMFPLDLSNMGPSQFLSAWLANNPINTAALNLAAQQTPSKDSIQSSNISDYDDLEVQTTEEDIKFEVESSDVSPRSVIVKTEPTFKRELEHDADIDVEGDDGEPPLKMTIDDKNIHISHDQPSPTVSDSHISGGSSSHSGESLKCFDCQVARGKLVAVEDKCRAYEKTIRELQVQVDFLRKIQPNPMPPVMLPPPMMPMPSPGPNNLFQNPAMRMLLNNLIHMNRPSVVP
- the ham-2 gene encoding Zinc finger protein ham-2 (Confirmed by transcript evidence), whose amino-acid sequence is MYRVHNITRMFMCRCCNWAFPDKTSLHIHMQSMLKNGTPGEAAVLAKSSDVVDSTSESGSPRQSPPFSPDLLMQKRMLQVAANNNNIGSIFPTLLKSPDSKSMFPLDLSNMGPSQFLSAWLANNPINTAALNLAAQQTPSKDSIQSSNISDYDDLEVQTTEEDIKFEVESSDVSPRSVIVKTEPTFKRELEHDADIDVEGDDGEPPLKMTIDDKNIHISHDQPSPTVSDSHISGGSSSHSGESLKCFDCQVARGKLVAVEDKCRAYEKTIRELQVQVDFLRKIQPNPMPPVMLPPPMMPMPSPGPNNLFQNPAMRMLLNNLIHMNRPSVVP
- the C05E11.6 gene encoding uncharacterized protein (Confirmed by transcript evidence); this translates as MLANFKTAYLSLLVLILVLISLTDAHASSWKSILNSDKRMETKQHSLESIFRVRRTYIDENENCGSHELEMVHTIMDRICMLCHELRSHFAPNTRVECRKDCFQNDTFQSCMKIFSRVPSRPVQQPEPTAPIPLYTENVQTLDDFKERRRRL
- the amt-4 gene encoding Ammonium transporter (Confirmed by transcript evidence) gives rise to the protein MATPNYTAQIILLQQEIDEMKEDFSENDNAFFLCSMSLIIFLMQCGFAFLEAGAVRSKNTTNILIKNLLDSCIAIVGYWALGWALAFGDCPNNTIGLFVGYSEFFLANFSNYPKFFFQYVFAATSATIVSGAVAERCEFANYITYCSVISTLVYPILTHWGWHPKGWMALGITSGVINTHYDDFAGSGVVHLCGGSISFLAAYMIGPRIGRFPEDDDDECDEILGHSVPFAALGGFILMFGFLAFNGGSMADIVKPGEGHIVALAMVNTILSGAFAALTYLIAHYLYHGKWTLLLTINACLAGMVASCAGCNKMEPWACIWVGVGAGLIYLGLSKLMVRLKIDDPLDAFAVHAGGGFWGLTSVAFIGHDGVVYSIGNTIGGATNGGDQIAQAFAQLGWQWVCALAIVTWSILWMWPIFALLRKIGKLRVSAEVEINGLDIYKHGESAYPLHAYGHGWHDFEAAPDSKINHSKHLPVGRKNRIMSVHPEMSLEQLASVYDRTGSVGESDQPKRLFMNQTERRKSRMIEANALHALYLDDNEVPERKNTNPKTVSLQVPTTIIEAAEDEADKMTENDRM